AACATCGATGTGGATGCGATCGAGCGGATGATCACGCCGAACACCTCGGCCGTTATGATCCCATCCCTGATCGGCAACCTGCCCGACTGGGTACGCATTCGCGAAATCGCCGACGCACACGGGCTGAAGGTCATCGAAGACAGCGCCGACACGCTGGGCGCGACGATTGGATCAGACAGCACCGGCAAGTATTCGGATGTCTCGACCACCAGCTTCTATGGCTCGCATGTGATCAACGGTGCGGGCAATGGCGGCATGCTGTGCGTGAATGACGAGGAACTGGGCCGCAGGGCACTGCTTCTGCGCTCATGGGGGCGCAGCTCGTCGCTGTTTGTCGAAAGCGAAACCATCGAGAACCGGTTTAACGTTCAGGTGGACGGGATCGACTATGATGCCAAGTTCCTGTTCGAAGATCTGGGATATAATCTGGAGCCGTCAGAGATCAGCGCGGCCTTCGGTTTGGTTCAGTTGGACAAGCTGGATCACAACATCCGCGAGCGTGAAAAGAACTTCGATGCACATATGGCCTTCTTCAAAGCCTATGAGGACTGGTTCATTCTGCCCAATCAACTGCCAAACAGCCGCACGGGCTGGCTGTCCTTCCCTGTGACCCTGCGCGAAAGCGCCCCCTTCACACGGCGCGACATGCAAAT
The Aliiroseovarius pelagivivens DNA segment above includes these coding regions:
- a CDS encoding DegT/DnrJ/EryC1/StrS family aminotransferase; translated protein: MRVNYGQTVHGQEEIDAVVEVLKTSTQMGPRVRKMQERVAALFAKSHGIMVNSGSSANYLAVEILDLPKGSEVITPALTFATTVAPLVRQGLVPAFVDVAPGTYNIDVDAIERMITPNTSAVMIPSLIGNLPDWVRIREIADAHGLKVIEDSADTLGATIGSDSTGKYSDVSTTSFYGSHVINGAGNGGMLCVNDEELGRRALLLRSWGRSSSLFVESETIENRFNVQVDGIDYDAKFLFEDLGYNLEPSEISAAFGLVQLDKLDHNIREREKNFDAHMAFFKAYEDWFILPNQLPNSRTGWLSFPVTLRESAPFTRRDMQIHLEKADIQTRPVFTGNILRQPAMQNVTRKTDPAGYPVSDEVMKGGVLLAVHHGLTQAHMDYMHEIFTDFARLQQGVAAQ